The following are from one region of the Chloracidobacterium sp. genome:
- a CDS encoding type II secretion system F family protein, producing MSEFICRMGTPSGEIVTRIVEASGAADAKIQLEHEGYKVFTVSPADGGIASAFRFGRSGGKSRVRQADFLLFNQQLSALLRAGIPVLQAISLLKNRSASATLREVLASVEDKIKSGVSLSDAFEAQGIFPKIYTASILSGEKSGALDDVLLRFVDYLRRNVNLTRKLRGALAYPAFLLAASGFMVAFLTLYIVPRMSDLFKGLSANRGLPTVTVIVLAISNAVAANIWWLLPLILIIILSLVVWLRTESGRLLLHRLLLKIPIAGTLIRQMTTAQLARSLSTLLSGGITVPDSWEIAAQAINNLELRRRSQSVHHLIREGYGFTAALEQANWIPELGLDMIGIGERSGSLREMLDEVASFYDGEAEVKLEQLTTLMEPLILVFMAIVVVVILLAIYLPIIDTISSGPSGGRR from the coding sequence ATGTCTGAATTCATTTGCCGGATGGGAACGCCTTCCGGTGAGATAGTTACACGGATAGTCGAGGCGTCCGGTGCGGCTGACGCAAAGATCCAGTTGGAACATGAGGGCTACAAGGTCTTTACTGTTTCTCCAGCAGATGGAGGGATCGCGTCGGCGTTCCGATTTGGACGATCCGGGGGGAAATCCAGGGTCAGACAAGCTGACTTCTTACTATTTAACCAACAGCTTTCCGCATTGCTGCGTGCTGGTATCCCGGTCCTCCAGGCGATCTCACTTCTGAAGAACCGGTCTGCTTCGGCAACGCTGCGAGAAGTACTGGCAAGCGTTGAGGACAAGATCAAGAGCGGTGTTTCGCTTTCTGATGCATTTGAGGCTCAGGGAATATTTCCAAAGATCTATACGGCATCGATCTTATCTGGTGAAAAAAGCGGAGCCCTTGATGACGTTTTGCTTCGATTTGTCGATTATCTGAGGCGAAATGTGAACCTGACGCGAAAGCTCAGGGGCGCACTTGCTTACCCTGCGTTTCTGCTTGCCGCGTCGGGTTTTATGGTTGCGTTTCTGACGCTTTACATAGTTCCGAGGATGTCGGACCTGTTCAAAGGACTCAGTGCGAATCGTGGGTTGCCGACCGTTACAGTCATCGTACTCGCGATCTCGAATGCTGTGGCCGCAAATATTTGGTGGTTATTGCCGTTGATCCTTATCATAATATTGTCGCTGGTAGTTTGGCTACGGACCGAAAGCGGGCGACTGTTGCTTCACAGATTACTGCTCAAGATACCTATAGCAGGCACGCTGATACGGCAGATGACGACAGCTCAACTGGCGCGGTCTCTCTCAACATTGTTGTCAGGCGGCATTACGGTTCCGGATTCTTGGGAAATCGCGGCTCAGGCGATCAACAATCTTGAGCTTCGCCGCCGCAGTCAATCTGTCCACCATCTGATACGAGAGGGCTACGGGTTCACAGCGGCGTTGGAGCAAGCAAATTGGATCCCTGAGCTTGGCCTGGATATGATCGGCATAGGAGAACGCTCCGGCAGCCTTCGGGAGATGCTCGACGAAGTCGCGTCATTTTACGATGGTGAGGCGGAGGTCAAACTCGAGCAACTCACGACCCTGATGGAACCTCTGATCCTCGTTTTCATGGCGATCGTAGTCGTAGTAATTCTGCTAGCCATATATCTTCCGATCATCGACACTATATCGTCCGGGCCGAGCGGGGGCCGTCGATGA
- a CDS encoding VCBS repeat-containing protein: MSHSSFRMPNPHRKLLFGGSVVVAFAFVALGIFASNGWLPRTDPLSGEKTGWFGRKLPRNSSSSWNLFSVPTPTPTPQLSKEYIYAGSRLLAVEDDNANAAPPADLAVWRPSTGVWWVLGGPGSQQTTFSWGTSGDIPVPGDFDGDGKTDFSVFRPAENEWWIYLSSSSTYYSVEFGAANDITAPADYDGDGKTDAAVFRPSNGTWYITRSSDSGTTIIQFGLSTDVPAPADHDGDGRADIAVWRSSNQTFYSVNSSNGVLQSPSFGSSTAVPVPADYDGDGKANYALRNGNSWVILNAAFTGTSSVTWQEAGDIAVQNDYDGDGIVDIAVWRPSNGTWYIRQSSRLGQQDELRQVQWGMTGDIPVPSFYRR, encoded by the coding sequence ATGTCTCATTCTTCGTTTCGAATGCCGAACCCTCACCGAAAGCTGCTTTTCGGTGGGAGTGTGGTCGTAGCCTTCGCTTTTGTTGCTCTGGGCATTTTCGCCAGCAACGGATGGCTCCCCCGAACAGACCCATTAAGCGGTGAAAAGACCGGCTGGTTTGGGCGCAAGCTACCTCGCAACTCGTCGAGCAGTTGGAACCTGTTTTCCGTCCCCACCCCTACTCCTACGCCCCAGCTCTCGAAAGAATATATCTATGCCGGTTCCAGGCTGTTGGCGGTCGAGGACGACAACGCGAACGCCGCACCGCCTGCCGATCTGGCCGTCTGGCGGCCATCGACCGGGGTCTGGTGGGTTCTTGGCGGGCCTGGTTCACAGCAGACCACTTTCTCGTGGGGAACCTCCGGCGACATACCCGTGCCCGGCGATTTCGACGGCGATGGTAAAACGGACTTTTCGGTATTCCGGCCGGCCGAGAACGAATGGTGGATCTACCTTTCGAGCAGCAGCACCTACTACAGCGTCGAATTCGGGGCAGCGAACGATATAACGGCTCCGGCGGACTACGACGGCGACGGAAAGACGGATGCCGCGGTATTTAGGCCTTCTAACGGAACCTGGTATATCACGCGAAGCTCTGATAGCGGCACCACGATAATTCAGTTCGGGCTTTCGACCGACGTGCCCGCACCGGCCGATCACGACGGCGACGGCCGTGCCGACATCGCTGTTTGGCGCTCGTCCAATCAGACGTTCTATTCGGTCAACAGCAGTAACGGCGTGCTGCAATCGCCATCCTTCGGCAGCAGCACCGCGGTTCCCGTCCCGGCCGATTACGACGGCGACGGAAAGGCAAACTACGCACTCAGGAACGGCAACAGTTGGGTCATTCTCAACGCCGCTTTCACCGGCACCTCATCGGTAACGTGGCAGGAAGCGGGCGACATCGCCGTCCAGAACGATTACGACGGCGACGGCATCGTCGACATCGCCGTCTGGCGGCCCTCCAACGGAACGTGGTACATCCGCCAATCAAGCAGACTCGGCCAACAGGACGAACTCCGCCAGGTTCAATGGGGAATGACCGGCGACATACCAGTACCATCGTTTTACAGGAGATAA
- a CDS encoding BMC domain-containing protein, giving the protein MSLEALGMVETKGFVGAVEAADAMVKAANVQLVGKEYIGAGYVTIFVRGDVGAVKAATDAGAAAARRVGELISVHVIPRPHNEVERVLPKGGAVGYSPDEKALRGGGGKQLASGEGSGAIAADDKSRSRQK; this is encoded by the coding sequence ATGAGTTTAGAGGCACTCGGAATGGTCGAAACCAAGGGGTTCGTTGGCGCGGTCGAGGCCGCTGATGCCATGGTCAAAGCAGCGAACGTACAGCTGGTCGGCAAAGAGTACATCGGTGCGGGCTACGTGACGATCTTTGTGCGTGGCGACGTCGGTGCCGTCAAAGCCGCGACCGATGCCGGAGCGGCAGCGGCGCGTCGCGTGGGCGAGCTGATCAGCGTTCATGTCATCCCGAGGCCGCACAACGAGGTCGAACGAGTCCTGCCGAAAGGCGGGGCGGTCGGCTACAGTCCTGACGAAAAGGCACTTCGGGGCGGCGGCGGTAAGCAGTTGGCGTCCGGCGAAGGAAGCGGAGCGATCGCGGCAGACGACAAAAGCAGGTCCCGGCAAAAGTAA
- a CDS encoding zinc ribbon domain-containing protein has product MSKTEVKELSCTKCGAEIREAALFCYGCGTSVKAAADEVETPIPIEAEKASDKSVANDNLSEADMRLMSDNGEAAAPAEMPMRPAAAIRRRSRREPAKPIVVEWQPKRGVSLSFMIGSILFAFLALLIITAALYLR; this is encoded by the coding sequence ATGTCGAAGACGGAAGTCAAAGAACTGAGTTGTACGAAATGCGGTGCCGAGATCCGAGAAGCGGCTTTGTTCTGTTACGGTTGCGGCACAAGTGTGAAAGCCGCGGCCGACGAAGTCGAAACGCCTATACCGATCGAAGCTGAAAAGGCGTCTGACAAAAGCGTTGCAAACGATAACTTGTCAGAAGCGGATATGAGGCTTATGAGTGACAATGGTGAAGCAGCTGCGCCGGCAGAAATGCCGATGCGACCAGCGGCAGCGATCCGTCGGCGCTCGAGACGCGAACCCGCAAAGCCGATCGTTGTCGAATGGCAGCCAAAACGCGGCGTTTCATTGTCGTTCATGATCGGCAGTATTTTGTTTGCTTTTCTCGCGTTATTGATAATTACCGCAGCATTGTATTTGCGATAA
- a CDS encoding aldehyde dehydrogenase family protein, whose protein sequence is MGDKDLIAQQEARDAVEAAHRAFAIVGNFGQEKIDEICGAMAGAALADGGRLGRLAHEETGFGNAEDKREKNRFAAEDVWNHFRTLKTVGVIRNDANIVEIASPRGVVAAIIPSTNPTSTAIFKIIIAIKSRNTIVLSPHPSAASCIRETTRVMRDAAIKHGLPADAIYCIENPTIEGTEALMKHRKTAVILATGGIGLVRAAYSSGKPAFGVGPGNVPVFIERSANVSKAVADILTGTCFDNGTICASEQSVVVDRPIEQAVRDAFRSQGGHFLSPTEADSVARVLLTDQRTLNPAIVGRSAEHIAGLSGITIPPGTRCLIADCVGVGRDFPWSIEKLSPTLAFFVAEGVTAGAERCQEILQFGGMGHTAGMHTNDRDAAIRFGEKMPASRVIINSPTTHGAIGLTTDLAPSMTLGCGSWGGNVTSDNVSPIHLMDIKRVAFETKPVNRPLKNDPVSFDHLEMPRGSVRRTVKREEIASIVDKFLSSRIGNTKPESTTAKSVLAEAEPSPVKTIIHELRPQSLTENGSEKTPVDFVSENDVRAAMEKGEKIFIHAKTILTPSARDLGEEKEIFART, encoded by the coding sequence ATGGGCGACAAAGATCTAATTGCACAGCAGGAAGCACGCGATGCGGTCGAGGCCGCCCATCGTGCTTTTGCGATTGTTGGAAATTTCGGCCAGGAAAAGATAGACGAGATCTGCGGCGCGATGGCGGGCGCAGCGCTTGCAGATGGGGGAAGGCTCGGCCGTCTGGCTCATGAAGAGACCGGATTCGGAAACGCTGAGGATAAACGCGAAAAGAATCGTTTTGCCGCCGAAGATGTCTGGAATCATTTTCGTACTCTCAAAACCGTAGGTGTAATTCGTAACGATGCGAACATAGTCGAGATAGCTTCGCCTCGCGGTGTCGTTGCCGCCATCATTCCATCAACGAACCCGACATCGACCGCGATCTTCAAGATCATCATCGCGATCAAATCGCGAAACACTATAGTCCTTTCTCCCCATCCGTCCGCCGCCAGTTGCATTCGTGAAACCACGAGGGTGATGCGCGATGCCGCGATAAAGCACGGTTTGCCGGCTGACGCGATCTACTGTATCGAGAATCCGACGATCGAAGGCACCGAAGCGTTGATGAAACACCGCAAGACCGCCGTTATTCTGGCAACAGGCGGTATCGGACTCGTTCGCGCGGCATACTCCTCAGGTAAACCCGCATTCGGCGTTGGGCCCGGCAACGTACCGGTTTTCATAGAACGGTCTGCGAACGTTTCAAAGGCTGTGGCCGATATTCTGACCGGGACCTGTTTTGATAATGGCACGATCTGCGCTTCCGAACAGTCTGTCGTTGTCGACCGCCCGATCGAACAGGCGGTTCGCGATGCGTTTCGCTCGCAAGGCGGCCACTTTCTTTCACCGACAGAGGCCGACAGCGTCGCAAGGGTGCTTTTGACCGACCAGCGTACGCTGAATCCTGCAATTGTTGGCAGGTCGGCCGAGCATATTGCGGGCCTTTCCGGCATAACGATCCCACCCGGCACAAGGTGTCTGATAGCCGACTGCGTTGGGGTAGGACGCGACTTTCCGTGGTCGATCGAGAAGCTCTCGCCAACGCTTGCATTCTTCGTTGCCGAAGGTGTCACAGCGGGTGCCGAACGGTGTCAAGAGATCCTCCAATTCGGCGGAATGGGACATACTGCGGGGATGCATACGAACGATCGTGATGCTGCGATACGATTTGGCGAAAAGATGCCGGCATCGCGGGTGATAATAAATTCACCCACAACTCACGGTGCGATCGGCCTCACGACGGATCTTGCTCCTTCAATGACGCTCGGCTGCGGATCATGGGGTGGAAACGTCACGTCCGACAACGTATCGCCGATACATCTGATGGATATCAAGCGTGTGGCATTTGAAACAAAACCGGTCAATCGGCCACTTAAGAACGATCCAGTTTCATTTGACCACTTAGAGATGCCCAGGGGCTCGGTTCGTCGCACGGTCAAACGCGAAGAGATCGCGTCGATCGTCGACAAGTTTTTGAGTTCGAGGATCGGCAATACAAAGCCGGAATCAACCACTGCAAAATCCGTACTTGCCGAAGCCGAACCATCGCCGGTCAAAACGATAATACACGAACTGAGGCCGCAGTCATTGACCGAAAATGGGTCAGAAAAGACTCCGGTCGATTTCGTGAGTGAGAACGATGTAAGGGCGGCGATGGAAAAGGGTGAGAAGATCTTCATTCACGCAAAAACGATCTTGACCCCATCAGCCCGCGACCTCGGGGAAGAAAAGGAGATATTTGCTCGCACCTGA
- a CDS encoding VWA domain-containing protein, whose amino-acid sequence MLAPDLRTQIFRLFYALILTASCLYATYGQSALDNERSEKPATDVVRYGIVLDNSGAFRLMLERAVRIVADVVRKNEEGDQAFLMTFSDAGNIVVRQELTSNRAEMVDSVENVYAEVGRGSYLDAINASLAFMVEAEGSGAALLKSLIIVTDGEERDAAIRPDDLIIKAKANKIRLHFIVISAAKQTSKQVDRLARETDGKAVYPKTTEDFKSVSAEIAKEIRRAQSK is encoded by the coding sequence TTGCTCGCACCTGATCTACGAACGCAGATCTTTCGATTATTCTATGCCTTGATCCTTACGGCATCGTGTCTTTATGCGACTTATGGCCAATCCGCCTTAGATAACGAGAGGTCAGAGAAACCCGCCACAGACGTTGTCCGATATGGCATCGTACTCGACAATTCCGGTGCGTTTCGTTTGATGCTCGAACGAGCTGTGCGGATCGTTGCAGATGTTGTCCGGAAAAACGAGGAAGGCGATCAGGCCTTTTTGATGACATTCTCAGACGCTGGCAACATCGTGGTTCGTCAGGAGCTTACGTCGAATCGGGCGGAAATGGTCGATTCCGTCGAAAACGTTTACGCTGAGGTCGGACGCGGATCCTATCTTGATGCGATCAATGCATCGTTGGCGTTCATGGTCGAAGCCGAGGGCTCGGGTGCGGCTCTGTTAAAGTCGTTGATCATTGTCACTGATGGTGAAGAACGGGATGCTGCGATCAGGCCCGATGATTTGATCATCAAAGCTAAGGCAAACAAGATCCGACTCCATTTCATTGTCATTTCCGCCGCAAAGCAAACATCGAAACAAGTTGACCGGCTGGCGCGCGAAACCGACGGAAAGGCCGTTTATCCAAAAACGACCGAGGATTTCAAGAGTGTTTCGGCAGAGATCGCGAAAGAGATCAGACGCGCCCAAAGCAAATAG
- a CDS encoding helix-turn-helix domain-containing protein, whose translation MSLSLGEKLRQAREERGISISEVAEQTRISSLYLESIENDDYKPLPGGIFNKGFVKSYAKFIGLDEHEALQDYAKILAKGEGVSDELRIYKPEVLTDDRATHSMVPTIIFAGIILALMTGGVLFLVNYIQNQPDSPTPSPENARGNSNAVSNSQATGTNSTPAVNVPAMETLKVEFRAVADPVSLTSVTDGRNNSTLVNSAAPVTFEPKQSLKLSYSKALAESAQLLINGRLIGLPKSPANPRRAAIEFEINKDNIAQIWQSGAITFEVPEVPGATPEATPDATTVTPPVSTPPVINRAVQTPTPSTTPTPSANSATAPARTPAVPVRTPTPAARPAATATPAATPERR comes from the coding sequence ATGTCATTATCACTCGGTGAAAAATTGCGACAAGCTCGCGAGGAGCGGGGTATATCCATCAGTGAGGTGGCCGAGCAAACGCGTATCTCGTCGCTTTACCTCGAATCCATCGAGAACGATGACTACAAACCGCTGCCGGGCGGTATTTTCAATAAGGGTTTCGTAAAGTCGTACGCAAAATTCATTGGCTTGGATGAGCACGAGGCCCTTCAGGACTACGCCAAGATCCTTGCAAAAGGTGAAGGGGTCAGCGATGAACTTCGAATATACAAACCTGAGGTATTGACCGACGATCGGGCGACCCATTCGATGGTCCCGACTATCATTTTTGCCGGTATCATCCTGGCTTTGATGACCGGCGGAGTGCTTTTTCTCGTAAACTACATCCAGAATCAGCCTGATTCGCCGACGCCGTCACCAGAGAACGCCCGAGGCAACAGCAACGCCGTAAGTAATTCGCAGGCGACGGGAACGAACAGCACACCGGCCGTTAACGTTCCCGCAATGGAAACGCTTAAGGTCGAATTTCGTGCGGTCGCCGATCCCGTATCGTTGACGTCCGTGACCGACGGCAGAAACAACTCGACCCTTGTTAATTCTGCTGCACCGGTGACCTTCGAACCGAAGCAGTCTCTGAAGCTGAGTTACTCGAAAGCGTTGGCTGAATCGGCCCAGCTTCTCATCAACGGCAGGCTTATCGGATTGCCGAAGTCTCCGGCCAATCCGCGGCGTGCGGCGATCGAATTCGAGATCAACAAGGACAACATCGCGCAGATCTGGCAATCGGGTGCGATCACATTCGAGGTTCCCGAGGTCCCGGGCGCGACCCCGGAAGCGACACCCGATGCTACGACCGTGACGCCGCCGGTTTCGACGCCGCCCGTTATAAATCGGGCCGTTCAAACCCCGACGCCGTCAACGACTCCGACGCCGTCAGCGAATTCGGCCACGGCGCCGGCAAGGACGCCGGCCGTGCCGGTCCGTACGCCGACCCCGGCAGCAAGGCCAGCCGCGACGGCAACGCCCGCAGCTACACCGGAAAGGCGATGA
- the guaB gene encoding IMP dehydrogenase, whose product MQIEEIREGLTFDDVLLTPAYSDVLPGEVDTRTRFSRGIELNIPLCSSAMDTVTEASLAIALAQQGGIGVIHKNYGIEEQAEEVDKVKRSESGMIVDPVTIHASALVSEALNIMERYKISGVPVIDDAGLLVGIITNRDLRFETRFDIAVSEVMTPQPLVTVPVGTTLDEAKVKLQKHRIEKLLVVDDDGHLKGLITVKDIQKAIRFPHAAKDGLGRLRCAAAIGATGDFLERAGALIASRADAIVIDTAHGHSSRVIDAVKAIKARFPDVELVAGNVATAEATKALISAGVDAVKIGIGPGSICTTRVVTGAGVPQIMAIFDAVGAARGSNVPIIADGGVKFSGDVAKAIAAGADCVMIGSLFAGTEEAPGEVILFQGRNFKTYRGMGSIGAMKKGSSDRYAQEGTTADSKFVPEGIEGRVAYKGSVADMVTQLIGGLRAGMGYTGCRNINELQNNARFVRITSAGLRESHVHDVIITKEAPNYRIES is encoded by the coding sequence ATGCAAATCGAAGAGATCCGCGAAGGGCTTACCTTCGACGACGTTCTGCTTACTCCGGCCTATTCCGACGTGCTGCCGGGCGAGGTCGACACGAGGACGAGATTCTCGCGCGGGATCGAGCTAAATATCCCGCTATGTTCTTCGGCGATGGACACCGTCACCGAGGCCTCGCTTGCGATCGCGCTCGCGCAACAGGGCGGGATCGGGGTCATCCATAAGAATTACGGGATCGAAGAGCAGGCCGAAGAGGTCGATAAGGTCAAACGCAGCGAATCGGGGATGATCGTCGATCCGGTAACGATCCACGCCTCGGCTCTTGTTTCGGAAGCTCTGAACATCATGGAGCGCTACAAGATCAGCGGCGTTCCCGTGATCGACGACGCCGGTTTGCTCGTCGGCATCATCACCAATCGCGACCTGCGGTTCGAGACGCGTTTCGATATCGCCGTTTCTGAGGTGATGACGCCGCAGCCGCTCGTGACGGTTCCGGTCGGAACGACGCTTGACGAGGCCAAAGTAAAGCTGCAGAAGCACCGCATCGAGAAGCTGCTTGTCGTTGATGACGACGGCCATCTCAAGGGCCTGATCACGGTCAAGGACATTCAAAAGGCGATACGGTTCCCGCACGCGGCAAAGGACGGGCTCGGGCGTCTCAGATGTGCCGCGGCGATCGGCGCGACCGGCGATTTTCTGGAAAGGGCCGGAGCCTTGATCGCCTCGCGAGCCGACGCGATCGTTATCGACACCGCCCACGGCCATAGTTCGCGTGTGATCGATGCCGTGAAAGCGATCAAAGCCAGGTTCCCCGACGTCGAACTCGTTGCCGGCAACGTCGCCACCGCCGAAGCGACGAAAGCTCTGATCTCAGCCGGCGTCGACGCGGTCAAGATCGGTATCGGGCCCGGATCGATCTGCACTACGCGCGTCGTCACCGGTGCGGGCGTTCCGCAGATAATGGCGATCTTTGACGCGGTCGGTGCCGCACGCGGGTCGAATGTGCCGATCATCGCCGATGGCGGAGTAAAATTTTCGGGCGACGTTGCCAAGGCGATCGCCGCCGGTGCCGATTGCGTAATGATCGGGTCGCTTTTCGCCGGGACCGAAGAAGCTCCGGGCGAAGTGATACTTTTCCAGGGGCGGAACTTCAAGACCTATCGCGGCATGGGTTCGATAGGCGCAATGAAGAAAGGCTCCAGCGACCGCTACGCCCAGGAAGGCACGACCGCCGATTCGAAGTTCGTCCCCGAGGGCATTGAGGGCCGCGTCGCATACAAAGGCTCGGTCGCCGACATGGTCACCCAGCTGATCGGCGGGCTCAGGGCCGGAATGGGTTACACCGGCTGTCGCAACATCAACGAACTTCAGAATAACGCCCGATTTGTCAGGATAACCTCGGCCGGGCTTCGCGAATCGCACGTCCACGACGTGATCATCACAAAAGAAGCGCCGAATTACCGGATCGAATCGTAA
- a CDS encoding BMC domain-containing protein — MQALGMIECMGLVAMIEASDAMVKAANVELVGYEKVDAGLVTAIVRGEVGAVKAAVDAGAAAARKIGTVTAVHVIPRPHSEVETGIPVVVTGETTRKKISGSVPE; from the coding sequence ATGCAAGCACTCGGAATGATCGAATGTATGGGCCTCGTTGCAATGATCGAAGCTTCGGACGCGATGGTAAAGGCGGCCAACGTTGAACTCGTTGGCTACGAAAAGGTCGACGCAGGGCTCGTGACCGCGATTGTTCGCGGTGAGGTCGGCGCCGTGAAGGCGGCTGTCGATGCCGGTGCCGCAGCTGCACGAAAGATAGGTACGGTAACGGCTGTCCATGTAATACCGCGACCGCACTCAGAAGTTGAGACCGGCATCCCGGTCGTTGTGACGGGCGAAACAACAAGAAAAAAGATCTCGGGATCGGTTCCCGAATAG
- a CDS encoding VWA domain-containing protein: MGLAGLEFPNRHLALSGLKAVLISAVLFVVSISAQQPEATPPIDDDPSKPVTIKTDLVTLTLTVTDLYGRYVSGLTRSAFTVIDNNKEQQVSFFSDSDAPVSVGILFDVSGSMSGGKIAKARTALRRFINSSHPNDEYFLIAFNSRAQLLLDRTRDGDAVLQKLTLVNPRQNTALYDAVYLGIERVTRGSHQKKALLIISDGQDNSSRYNFNEVRRLMKESDVVTYGVGIVDSGDIVSSIGMQGQAFLDELAAVTGGKSFYPNTAIEMDEIFERIALELRHQYSIGYTPTDFEPDGKWRKVRVKVKPPRGLPRLTVRSREGYYATPASTYR, from the coding sequence ATGGGTCTGGCTGGTTTAGAGTTTCCGAACCGACACCTCGCATTGTCAGGTTTGAAAGCTGTTTTGATTTCGGCTGTCCTTTTTGTAGTTTCGATCTCTGCCCAGCAGCCCGAGGCGACACCGCCTATCGATGATGACCCGTCAAAACCCGTAACGATCAAGACCGATCTTGTAACCTTAACACTGACCGTTACGGATCTCTATGGTCGTTACGTATCTGGTTTGACGCGAAGTGCCTTTACCGTCATCGATAACAACAAGGAGCAGCAAGTCTCGTTTTTCAGCGATAGCGACGCCCCGGTCTCGGTCGGCATCCTTTTCGATGTCTCAGGCTCAATGAGCGGCGGCAAGATCGCGAAAGCGCGGACGGCGCTGCGCAGATTCATCAATTCGAGCCATCCGAACGACGAATACTTCCTGATCGCCTTCAACAGCCGAGCACAGTTGCTTCTCGACAGAACCCGCGATGGTGATGCCGTCCTGCAGAAGCTCACTCTTGTGAACCCGCGACAGAACACCGCTCTTTACGATGCGGTTTATCTTGGCATTGAACGTGTGACGCGAGGTTCCCATCAGAAGAAAGCTCTTTTGATCATTAGTGATGGTCAGGACAATTCATCCCGTTATAACTTCAATGAGGTCAGACGACTAATGAAGGAGTCTGACGTTGTGACATACGGGGTTGGGATCGTTGACAGCGGTGACATTGTGAGTTCGATAGGAATGCAGGGACAAGCGTTTCTAGATGAACTTGCTGCTGTAACTGGCGGAAAATCGTTCTACCCGAATACCGCGATCGAAATGGACGAGATCTTCGAACGGATCGCCTTAGAGCTCCGTCACCAGTATTCGATCGGGTACACCCCCACCGATTTCGAGCCTGACGGAAAATGGAGAAAGGTGAGAGTTAAGGTCAAACCCCCAAGGGGATTACCGCGTCTAACCGTTCGAAGCCGCGAAGGCTATTACGCGACGCCGGCTTCGACTTATCGTTAA
- a CDS encoding VWA domain-containing protein has product MKRLFFAIFAATLIGTAAFEAEITSSTAQTIARDRVLNGSATPTPTPAAKPSPTPEEDEVIKVETELVNLNVRVIDRTNRPINNLKQSEFTIFEDNVPQRIEFFSQSEVPTNYSLVIDNSGSLRPQINEVIEASKIIVGTNRPADETSIIRFVSSEKIEIMQDFTANKQDLTDALENLYVEGGRTAIIDAVYLALQRVSSYKQSSDKDDRKRRALILVSDGDDVNSYYTQKQLFDLLRESDVQIYAVGFVKDLDSKDGFVSKSTQSKARAFLERLATESGGKAYFPGEVSELRGIAQDIAGEMRTQYSIGYIPTNDREDGTFRNIKVVVNDGPNKQKRIAITRSGRTADGPDGAPTLQRSN; this is encoded by the coding sequence ATGAAACGCCTGTTTTTTGCAATCTTCGCCGCTACCCTCATCGGCACTGCGGCATTCGAGGCCGAGATAACGAGTTCTACGGCTCAAACCATCGCGCGGGATCGCGTACTTAACGGGTCAGCGACCCCAACGCCAACACCCGCAGCCAAACCGTCCCCAACGCCGGAAGAGGACGAGGTGATCAAGGTCGAGACCGAGCTTGTAAACCTCAACGTCCGAGTCATAGACCGGACGAATCGGCCGATCAATAACCTCAAGCAATCCGAGTTCACGATCTTCGAAGATAACGTGCCGCAGCGGATCGAATTCTTTTCTCAATCAGAGGTGCCGACGAATTATTCGCTTGTTATCGACAATTCCGGTTCGCTCAGGCCCCAGATAAATGAAGTGATCGAGGCGAGCAAGATCATTGTCGGTACAAACCGCCCTGCAGACGAAACAAGCATAATTCGTTTTGTAAGCTCGGAAAAGATCGAAATAATGCAGGATTTTACTGCTAACAAGCAGGATCTAACGGATGCCCTTGAGAATCTGTATGTTGAAGGCGGTCGCACTGCGATCATCGACGCGGTTTATCTCGCACTTCAGCGTGTATCGAGCTACAAACAGTCCTCGGATAAGGACGATCGGAAACGGCGCGCGCTCATATTAGTGTCCGACGGCGATGACGTTAACAGCTATTATACGCAAAAACAGCTGTTCGACCTTCTTAGAGAGTCGGACGTCCAGATATACGCGGTCGGATTCGTGAAAGATCTCGACAGCAAAGACGGATTCGTTTCGAAAAGCACTCAATCGAAGGCAAGAGCCTTTTTGGAACGACTTGCTACGGAATCCGGCGGAAAGGCATATTTTCCCGGAGAAGTCTCGGAACTTAGGGGAATCGCGCAAGACATTGCGGGCGAGATGCGAACTCAGTATTCGATCGGCTATATTCCGACCAACGACCGCGAAGACGGAACCTTTCGCAACATAAAGGTCGTTGTCAACGATGGGCCAAATAAGCAGAAGCGTATCGCGATAACCCGATCAGGGCGCACGGCGGATGGGCCAGACGGCGCCCCGACGCTCCAAAGATCGAATTGA